A window of the Synechococcus sp. LTW-R genome harbors these coding sequences:
- a CDS encoding CPBP family intramembrane glutamic endopeptidase, translating into MPRSEPRGSGVSAEHESNNQTPSWKSALALVSLALSLLLWLNGLVTSLQRPSVGDDLSRRQLELTVLAQGNLSEPIRPLLSSGDPLQALQESLTTAISSSEEDGRTPAPELLLEQALLLERTGQAEEATAVLQDLSVGTGSPSAIAAALLTPEASNRSEREALLAQLKGSTLLRQWSCEALLGDGACNGEAVARRASAQLLSVTLLPGVGLIAGIALLLRELWRRWRGKAQAAAPWQGPNLSGLDTILLVAGGFVVVGELLTPLLVAPLLTRLLQDLPIDAVLKQGISVVALYGALMAGPLVILRLLLKPLGPGPQGGWLQFRWSPPQLCFGQALKGFLMVLPLVSLVGWLQGQLFEDPGGSNPLLELVLNGHNVPALACFGVTAIVMAPVFEETIFRGVLLPVAARYWGSSWGIVASAAVFAVAHSSLGEFPPLMVLGLGLGWLRWRSGRLGSCVLMHALWNSLTFFNLVVLGW; encoded by the coding sequence ATGCCCCGATCTGAACCACGGGGCAGTGGGGTGAGCGCGGAACACGAGTCCAACAATCAGACCCCCAGCTGGAAATCAGCCCTCGCCCTGGTCAGCCTGGCCTTGAGCCTTCTGCTCTGGCTGAACGGGCTGGTCACCAGCTTGCAGCGCCCCTCCGTTGGCGATGACCTCAGTCGGCGTCAGCTCGAGTTGACGGTGCTCGCCCAGGGCAACCTCAGCGAACCGATCCGTCCGCTTCTGAGCTCCGGCGATCCCCTGCAGGCCCTCCAGGAGAGCCTGACGACGGCGATCAGCAGCAGCGAAGAGGATGGACGCACGCCAGCCCCTGAGCTCTTGCTCGAGCAGGCGTTGCTGCTGGAGCGCACCGGGCAGGCCGAGGAGGCCACGGCCGTCCTCCAGGACCTCAGCGTTGGAACCGGAAGCCCCTCCGCCATCGCCGCCGCCCTGCTGACGCCGGAGGCAAGCAACCGGAGCGAGCGAGAAGCTCTGCTGGCCCAACTCAAGGGATCCACGCTGCTGCGGCAATGGAGCTGCGAGGCACTGCTGGGGGATGGAGCCTGCAATGGCGAGGCCGTCGCGCGGAGGGCCAGCGCTCAACTGCTCTCGGTCACGCTCCTGCCTGGAGTCGGCCTCATCGCAGGGATCGCCCTGCTGCTGCGGGAGCTGTGGCGCCGCTGGCGCGGGAAGGCCCAAGCAGCCGCTCCCTGGCAGGGGCCGAATCTCTCGGGGCTGGACACCATCCTCCTTGTGGCGGGCGGCTTTGTCGTGGTCGGTGAACTGCTGACCCCACTCCTAGTGGCGCCTCTGCTGACCCGCCTGCTGCAGGACTTGCCCATCGATGCGGTGCTCAAACAAGGCATCAGCGTGGTCGCGCTCTATGGCGCCTTAATGGCCGGTCCGCTGGTGATCCTGCGGCTGCTGCTCAAGCCGCTGGGCCCAGGCCCCCAGGGGGGATGGCTGCAATTCCGTTGGTCACCGCCACAACTCTGTTTCGGCCAAGCCCTGAAGGGGTTCTTGATGGTCCTGCCCTTGGTGAGCCTTGTCGGCTGGCTGCAGGGACAGCTCTTTGAGGATCCAGGCGGCAGCAATCCGCTCCTGGAGCTGGTGCTCAACGGACACAACGTCCCTGCCCTGGCCTGCTTTGGCGTGACGGCGATCGTGATGGCGCCCGTCTTTGAGGAGACGATTTTTCGCGGCGTGCTCCTGCCGGTGGCCGCCCGTTATTGGGGATCGTCCTGGGGAATTGTGGCCAGCGCCGCGGTCTTTGCGGTGGCCCACTCCAGCCTCGGCGAATTCCCGCCCTTGATGGTGCTGGGCCTCGGGTTGGGCTGGTTGCGCTGGCGCAGCGGACGGCTCGGCAGCTGCGTCTTGATGCATGCCCTTTGGAACAGCCTGACGTTCTTCAATTTGGTTGTGCTGGGTTGGTGA
- a CDS encoding histidine phosphatase family protein: MSLRILLVRHGLSSFNLEHRIQGRDDLSSLTEAGSKQALATGEALRGLTIDAAYSSPLRRAHDTARALLAAQGSSVELQLSDDLLEVDLAPWSGLLSTEVQAQFPGDYATWKQQPEQLQLKRPDGSAYAPIPELMAQAQRFLDRLLAAHDPAAGANQTVLVVGHNAILRCLVLALLGLDASGFRRLRLENASLSVFNVSPAPSASAAKPWAVQIESLNGTTHLQPEVCASSLPSKGQGPRLLLVRHGETDWNRQGRFQGQIDIPLNENGRAQAAAAGEFLRQLSFDRAYSSSMSRPRQTAEGILKHHPGVPLTSVSDLVEIGHGEWEGRLEEEISATWADLLADWKRAPETVQMPEGETIQDVWQRSLRGWNTIAASLAAEETALVVAHDAVNKTILCALLGLTPADIWAVKQGNGGVTVIDYPNGADQAPVVVCLNQTAHLGGVIDRTAAGAL, translated from the coding sequence GTGTCCCTCCGGATCCTGCTGGTTCGCCACGGCCTGAGCAGCTTCAACCTCGAGCACCGCATCCAGGGCCGCGATGACCTCTCCAGCCTCACTGAGGCTGGCTCGAAACAGGCCTTGGCGACTGGCGAAGCCCTGCGGGGATTGACGATTGACGCGGCCTACAGCTCCCCCCTCCGGCGGGCCCACGACACCGCTCGCGCCCTCCTGGCGGCCCAGGGCTCGAGCGTCGAGCTGCAGCTCAGTGACGACCTGCTGGAAGTGGACCTCGCGCCCTGGAGCGGTCTGCTCAGCACGGAGGTTCAAGCCCAATTCCCCGGAGATTACGCCACCTGGAAGCAGCAGCCTGAGCAGCTCCAGTTGAAGCGTCCCGATGGGTCGGCCTATGCGCCGATCCCTGAATTGATGGCGCAGGCCCAGCGCTTCCTGGATCGTTTGCTGGCGGCCCATGACCCCGCCGCCGGGGCGAACCAGACCGTGCTCGTGGTGGGGCACAACGCCATCCTTCGCTGCCTCGTGCTCGCCCTGTTGGGGCTGGATGCGTCTGGCTTCCGTCGCCTGCGCCTCGAGAACGCGTCGCTCTCGGTCTTCAACGTCAGCCCGGCCCCCTCCGCCTCCGCCGCGAAGCCTTGGGCGGTGCAAATCGAATCCCTGAACGGCACCACCCACCTGCAGCCCGAGGTGTGTGCCAGTAGCCTGCCAAGCAAAGGTCAGGGCCCCCGTTTGCTGCTGGTGCGCCATGGAGAGACCGACTGGAACCGTCAGGGCCGCTTCCAAGGACAGATTGATATCCCCTTGAACGAGAACGGCCGTGCTCAGGCCGCGGCGGCGGGTGAGTTTCTGCGCCAACTCAGTTTTGATCGCGCCTACTCCAGCTCCATGTCACGGCCCCGCCAGACGGCGGAGGGGATCTTGAAGCACCATCCCGGTGTGCCCCTCACCAGCGTCTCGGACCTCGTGGAGATTGGTCACGGCGAATGGGAAGGTCGCCTCGAGGAGGAGATCTCGGCCACGTGGGCGGATCTCCTGGCTGACTGGAAACGGGCACCGGAAACAGTTCAGATGCCGGAGGGGGAGACCATCCAGGATGTCTGGCAGCGCTCCCTACGGGGCTGGAACACCATCGCGGCCAGCTTGGCCGCTGAGGAGACTGCCTTGGTTGTCGCCCACGATGCGGTCAACAAGACCATCCTCTGTGCCTTGCTCGGCTTGACCCCGGCGGATATCTGGGCGGTGAAGCAGGGCAACGGTGGTGTCACCGTGATCGACTACCCCAATGGAGCCGATCAAGCGCCGGTGGTGGTGTGTTTGAACCAGACGGCGCATCTTGGGGGAGTGATCGACCGCACTGCAGCCGGTGCTCTCTGA
- a CDS encoding dihydroorotase has protein sequence MSLPQALVLRQVQLLEGPGQAPRRSDVRLEDGRISAWGEGCLDPSSPQIDASGLLLAPPLVDPHSCLEDPQHGVAETRASLERSAIAAGYGTVALLPDANPWRDTPERLQALGAAPAGGLELLLWGSFSLSGAGHELAPHGDQLASGALGLADGPQRPSLPLLERGLSLAEMDQAPVLLAPRDRSLAQEGFVREGVEVLRAGWPMDPSTSETFPLRTLLDLAARYPEVRLQLMNLSTADAVALLGTLPMEQRPAATVCWWHLLADSAGLDPIAEGWRVEPPLGSAEDREQLKQGLRDGRIAAVAVHHQALDPEEQLLPVDQRRPGVAGHRFVLPALWQELVEGDGWSPDQLWQVLCFGPASLLGLEPPTLQLGSDRWVLFDPSQVWSAQGDPYAPLAANQPLGRSSLKGQVVATGLNPQLWRRSS, from the coding sequence ATGTCTCTCCCCCAAGCCCTGGTGCTGCGCCAGGTTCAGCTTTTGGAGGGACCGGGTCAGGCGCCGCGCCGCTCCGACGTCCGCCTGGAGGACGGCCGGATCAGTGCCTGGGGCGAGGGTTGTCTCGACCCCTCCAGCCCGCAGATCGACGCCTCGGGGCTGCTCCTGGCTCCCCCACTGGTGGATCCCCATTCCTGTCTGGAGGATCCACAACACGGGGTGGCCGAGACCCGGGCGTCCCTGGAGCGCTCTGCCATTGCAGCGGGTTACGGCACCGTCGCCCTGCTGCCGGACGCCAACCCTTGGCGCGATACCCCCGAGCGGCTCCAGGCCCTGGGTGCCGCCCCCGCTGGCGGACTGGAGCTGTTGCTCTGGGGAAGCTTCAGCTTGTCGGGGGCAGGGCATGAGCTGGCTCCCCATGGCGATCAACTCGCGAGCGGTGCCCTCGGACTTGCCGATGGCCCCCAGCGACCATCCCTCCCCCTACTGGAGCGTGGCCTGAGCCTGGCGGAAATGGATCAGGCTCCGGTGCTCTTGGCCCCGCGGGATCGGAGTTTGGCCCAGGAGGGCTTCGTTCGGGAGGGGGTGGAGGTATTGCGGGCCGGATGGCCCATGGATCCCTCCACGAGCGAAACGTTTCCCCTGCGCACGCTTCTGGATCTGGCGGCGCGTTATCCCGAGGTTCGTCTGCAACTGATGAACCTCTCCACAGCGGACGCCGTTGCGCTCCTGGGCACCCTGCCGATGGAGCAACGTCCTGCCGCCACGGTGTGCTGGTGGCATCTTCTGGCGGATTCCGCCGGCTTGGATCCGATTGCGGAAGGGTGGCGGGTGGAGCCGCCCCTGGGATCTGCCGAGGACCGCGAGCAGCTGAAGCAAGGATTACGGGATGGACGGATCGCGGCCGTGGCCGTTCACCATCAAGCCCTGGATCCCGAGGAGCAACTCCTGCCCGTCGACCAGCGCCGTCCTGGGGTGGCGGGCCATCGCTTTGTCCTGCCTGCGCTCTGGCAGGAACTCGTCGAAGGGGATGGCTGGAGTCCCGATCAGCTTTGGCAGGTGCTTTGCTTTGGGCCCGCGTCTCTACTGGGTCTTGAACCCCCCACGCTCCAACTGGGGAGCGATCGCTGGGTGCTGTTTGATCCCTCGCAGGTCTGGTCGGCCCAGGGGGATCCCTATGCGCCGCTGGCCGCGAATCAGCCCCTCGGCCGATCCAGCCTGAAAGGTCAGGTGGTGGCGACGGGGCTTAACCCCCAGCTTTGGCGCCGGAGTTCTTGA
- the lepB gene encoding signal peptidase I, whose protein sequence is MSSHDPTQASSGTTGGSEPDTGGKQPPQESPWVFWRGVLITLGVALGVRHYVLEARYIPSGSMLPGLQLQDRLLVEKLSLRSRAPQRGEIVVFHAPHHFDPVLSADRKVGPFGCVLAHLPIVNSIPGVADPACDAYIKRVVAVSGDRVVVNPRGEVNVNGTWLKEPYVQRYCPVDALGMGQCRTLNSVVPPGHVLVLGDNRANSWDGRFWPGGAFLPEKEIIGRAFWRFWPLSTSGALTSRDPLKNSGAKAGG, encoded by the coding sequence TTGTCCTCGCACGATCCAACACAAGCATCCAGCGGAACAACCGGGGGCTCAGAACCGGACACCGGCGGGAAACAGCCACCCCAAGAAAGCCCCTGGGTGTTCTGGCGAGGGGTTCTGATCACCCTCGGCGTTGCCCTTGGGGTACGCCATTACGTCCTGGAGGCGCGCTACATCCCCTCGGGTTCGATGCTTCCTGGACTGCAGCTGCAGGATCGGTTGCTGGTGGAGAAACTCTCCCTTCGCAGCCGCGCGCCGCAACGGGGCGAGATCGTGGTCTTCCATGCCCCGCATCATTTCGATCCGGTCCTGAGCGCCGATCGGAAGGTTGGCCCCTTCGGTTGCGTCCTCGCCCACCTGCCGATCGTCAACAGCATCCCCGGAGTTGCCGATCCGGCCTGTGACGCCTACATCAAACGCGTCGTCGCCGTCTCCGGTGATCGGGTTGTCGTCAACCCCCGTGGTGAGGTCAACGTCAACGGCACCTGGCTCAAGGAGCCCTACGTCCAGCGCTACTGCCCCGTCGATGCCCTAGGCATGGGGCAGTGCCGCACGCTCAACTCCGTCGTCCCCCCAGGCCATGTCCTGGTCCTGGGCGACAACCGCGCCAATAGCTGGGATGGTCGCTTCTGGCCCGGCGGGGCCTTCCTGCCCGAGAAGGAGATCATTGGCCGGGCGTTCTGGCGCTTCTGGCCCTTGTCCACCTCGGGGGCGCTGACCAGTCGCGATCCGCTCAAGAACTCCGGCGCCAAAGCTGGGGGTTAA